A genomic stretch from Caldisericum sp. includes:
- the tgt gene encoding tRNA guanosine(34) transglycosylase Tgt, translating into MYDIKFRVLKEDNWSRARITQFETPHGTIETPVFMPVGTQATVKTLTSDEIREIGFKIILSNTYHLYLQPGASTIEKAGGIHKFMDWDGAVLTDSGGFQVLSLKDLRKITSEGVEFKSFIDGSKHFFTPELVIETQEKIGSDIAIPLDICGTYPSPHSETKRELDITLEWAKRSLKAHKREDQILFGVIQGGFYKDLRKEAVLRILELNFPGVTLGGLSIGEEKELTAEMVDYIVSLLPKEKPRYFMGVGDPLSILEYVRLGVDMFDCVLPTRIARNRSLFTKTGTIKITKSIYKEDFTPIEDDCGCYTCKHYTKAYLNHLFKAKEHLAGRLATIHNLYFMQWFILEIRKAIKEGYFKEFYEDFKSKYKEGSSSE; encoded by the coding sequence ATGTACGACATAAAATTTAGAGTTTTAAAGGAAGATAACTGGTCAAGAGCCCGCATTACTCAGTTCGAGACACCGCACGGGACGATCGAAACACCTGTTTTTATGCCTGTTGGAACACAAGCAACTGTAAAGACGCTTACATCAGATGAGATACGAGAAATTGGTTTTAAAATAATTCTTTCAAATACTTATCATCTTTATCTCCAGCCCGGGGCTTCGACTATAGAAAAGGCTGGTGGAATACATAAGTTTATGGATTGGGATGGCGCTGTTCTTACGGATAGTGGAGGTTTTCAGGTTCTTTCATTAAAGGATCTAAGAAAAATAACATCCGAGGGAGTTGAGTTTAAATCATTTATTGATGGCTCCAAGCACTTTTTTACTCCAGAGTTAGTTATAGAAACTCAGGAAAAAATCGGGTCGGACATTGCTATTCCTCTTGACATATGCGGTACATATCCAAGCCCGCATTCTGAAACAAAAAGAGAACTTGATATAACACTTGAATGGGCTAAAAGGAGTTTAAAGGCACACAAAAGAGAAGATCAAATACTTTTTGGAGTTATTCAAGGTGGTTTTTACAAAGATCTTAGGAAAGAAGCGGTTCTAAGAATACTTGAACTTAATTTTCCTGGAGTAACTCTTGGTGGGTTAAGCATTGGAGAAGAAAAAGAATTAACAGCAGAAATGGTGGATTATATTGTTTCGCTCCTTCCAAAAGAAAAACCTCGTTATTTTATGGGTGTTGGAGATCCGTTAAGTATCCTCGAATATGTTCGGCTCGGAGTTGATATGTTTGATTGCGTCCTTCCAACAAGAATCGCAAGAAATAGGAGCCTTTTTACAAAAACTGGTACAATTAAGATTACGAAGTCAATTTATAAAGAGGATTTTACACCAATTGAAGATGATTGTGGTTGTTATACATGCAAACACTATACAAAGGCGTATCTAAATCATCTATTTAAAGCGAAAGAGCACCTTGCAGGAAGGCTTGCAACTATTCATAACCTTTATTTTATGCAATGGTTTATTCTTGAGATTAGAAAAGCAATAAAAGAAGGCTATTTCAAGGAATTTTACGAAGACTTCAAAAGCAAATATAAGGAAGGAAGTTCATCTGAATAA
- the queA gene encoding tRNA preQ1(34) S-adenosylmethionine ribosyltransferase-isomerase QueA: MGNIDFLDYNLDKDLIAQHPIYPRDHARLMVVHRETGIIEHRKFYNIVEYLRKGDCLVLNNSKVLKARFIGKNIKTGGKREIFLLKYLQNNKWLALTSPNDRIHEGDEILINENPEITVKVISKGTFGENIVEFESVLQMEDVLKYGEVPLPPYIKAKVDLQEYQTVYANLLGSVASPTAGLHFTKELLKQIEDMGVCITYITLHVGLGTFKPIKENDLNKHKMHEEEFFIPEETAKAVNEAKKSGGRIIAVGTTVVRALETVSTRDHVLKPYQGSTRLFIKPGYPFKMVDALVTNFHFPKTTLLALVCAFASTDLTLKAYNIAVQERYRFYSFGDAMLIL, encoded by the coding sequence ATGGGTAACATAGATTTTCTTGATTATAACCTTGATAAGGATCTCATCGCACAGCACCCAATTTATCCAAGGGACCACGCTCGCCTTATGGTTGTCCATAGAGAAACAGGTATTATCGAACACAGGAAGTTTTATAACATCGTTGAATACTTAAGAAAGGGAGACTGCCTAGTTCTTAACAACTCAAAAGTCCTCAAAGCAAGGTTTATTGGAAAAAATATTAAAACAGGTGGAAAAAGAGAAATATTTCTTTTAAAATATCTTCAGAATAACAAATGGCTTGCCTTGACTTCACCAAACGACAGGATCCATGAAGGTGATGAGATACTTATAAACGAAAATCCAGAAATTACTGTAAAAGTTATTTCTAAGGGAACTTTTGGAGAAAATATAGTCGAGTTTGAAAGCGTATTACAGATGGAAGATGTTTTAAAATATGGAGAAGTGCCTCTTCCCCCTTACATTAAAGCTAAAGTTGACTTGCAGGAGTATCAAACAGTATACGCAAATCTCCTGGGGTCAGTTGCATCACCTACTGCAGGGCTCCACTTTACAAAAGAACTTCTAAAACAAATAGAAGATATGGGCGTTTGTATAACATATATCACTTTGCATGTTGGACTTGGGACATTTAAACCCATAAAAGAAAATGACTTAAACAAGCACAAAATGCACGAAGAGGAATTTTTCATACCCGAGGAGACAGCAAAAGCTGTAAACGAGGCAAAGAAAAGTGGAGGAAGAATTATTGCTGTTGGTACAACGGTTGTGCGAGCCCTTGAAACTGTATCAACAAGAGATCATGTTTTGAAACCTTATCAAGGTTCAACAAGACTTTTCATCAAACCAGGTTATCCTTTTAAAATGGTTGATGCCCTTGTTACCAATTTCCACTTTCCGAAGACAACTCTTCTTGCATTGGTTTGTGCTTTTGCTTCAACAGATTTAACCCTAAAGGCATATAATATTGCTGTTCAAGAACGTTACAGGTTTTATAGTTTTGGCGACGCTATGCTTATTTTATGA
- a CDS encoding CvpA family protein: MNTNYVDLFVFIFLLFEFFVGINRGAILFIFDIVGVFLGLFLSNTLAPHLSAIFINNLHLDKTIADRISGLIVLPQDISNLSATVSNVSKAISELHLPIILQNFVLSNGIIPSMTVKEFIALKLSQYLVNAISYVIIFAVVIIIARIVALVLRKLFRVSPFLKWIDVILGGVLRIAIVFTVISVLIHALGFVFSYLDLSNSQFASMLVKSRTYYISENYFKSLSTYLTTLLSNFK; the protein is encoded by the coding sequence ATGAATACAAACTATGTTGATTTATTTGTTTTTATATTTTTGCTTTTTGAGTTCTTTGTTGGGATAAATAGAGGCGCAATACTTTTTATTTTCGATATTGTAGGAGTATTTTTAGGATTGTTTCTTAGCAATACTCTTGCGCCCCATTTATCAGCTATTTTTATAAATAATCTTCATCTTGACAAAACGATTGCGGATAGGATTTCTGGGCTAATAGTTCTCCCTCAGGATATTTCTAACTTAAGTGCAACGGTTTCTAATGTTTCAAAGGCAATTTCTGAATTGCACCTTCCTATTATTTTACAAAATTTCGTGTTGAGTAACGGAATTATACCGTCTATGACTGTTAAGGAATTTATCGCATTAAAATTATCTCAATACCTTGTTAATGCAATATCCTATGTAATCATTTTTGCAGTAGTTATTATTATTGCAAGGATTGTTGCTTTAGTTCTAAGAAAATTGTTCAGGGTGAGTCCTTTTTTAAAATGGATTGATGTCATTCTTGGTGGAGTCCTTCGAATTGCAATTGTCTTTACTGTTATTTCAGTTTTGATTCATGCACTAGGATTCGTCTTTTCCTATCTTGATCTTTCAAATAGTCAATTTGCAAGTATGCTTGTAAAATCAAGAACTTACTATATTTCCGAAAATTATTTTAAGAGCTTATCAACATACTTGACGACATTGCTTTCAAATTTTAAGTAA
- the hflX gene encoding GTPase HflX — protein sequence MENNIRKAILVHVVNRDNKELREEYLEEFRLLVSTLSYEIVAETTYSLREPRYSTFLGAGKVEELKKVIKLTDAQIVFIDTTLTFLQLRNLSKELEVPVIDRPHLILMIFSMRARTNEAKLQVELSRLKMRLPEIVHSEVNLDQQTGSEIGLKGPGERKTELKRRYIERRIQILEKKLEEIKKHRFEVRKRRTKSNIPIISIVGYTNAGKSTLLNALTSSDAYVEDKLFATLDSMARLGEVKQNISAIFVDTIGFIRDLPPQLIYAFHSTLEEILDSWIIIHLVDISDVLFREKIDVVLSTLKELGASNIPTITVFNKIDKVDSETLNYLASIFKDAVFISAKSGVNIDKLKEKIASMLQELIVRVKIILPYKDAYLLDEIYSSSNVISRKDTEENIILYVEGYYSTLAKFKNYFAAQKTA from the coding sequence TTGGAAAACAACATTAGGAAGGCAATTCTTGTTCACGTTGTAAACAGGGATAACAAAGAACTAAGGGAGGAATACTTAGAAGAATTTAGACTTCTTGTTTCGACATTGTCTTACGAAATTGTTGCAGAAACAACATACTCTCTTAGAGAGCCAAGGTATTCGACATTTCTTGGAGCAGGAAAGGTTGAGGAATTGAAAAAAGTAATAAAACTTACGGATGCACAAATAGTCTTCATTGATACCACATTAACCTTCTTACAACTCAGAAATCTCTCTAAAGAACTTGAGGTCCCAGTAATTGATAGACCTCATTTAATACTCATGATCTTCTCTATGAGAGCAAGAACAAATGAGGCAAAACTTCAAGTTGAACTTTCGAGGTTGAAGATGAGACTTCCAGAGATTGTTCATTCTGAGGTTAATTTAGATCAGCAAACTGGCTCTGAAATTGGCTTAAAGGGACCAGGTGAAAGAAAAACAGAACTTAAAAGAAGATACATTGAAAGGAGAATTCAAATACTTGAAAAAAAGTTGGAGGAAATTAAAAAACACAGATTCGAAGTACGAAAAAGGAGGACAAAGAGTAACATTCCTATAATTTCGATAGTAGGTTATACAAACGCTGGTAAATCAACCTTGCTAAATGCTTTAACTTCAAGCGATGCATATGTTGAAGATAAACTTTTTGCAACACTTGACAGCATGGCACGCCTTGGAGAGGTTAAGCAAAATATCTCTGCAATTTTTGTCGATACAATTGGATTTATAAGGGACCTTCCTCCTCAATTAATTTATGCATTTCACTCAACTCTTGAAGAAATACTTGACTCCTGGATAATAATACATCTTGTTGACATATCAGATGTGCTTTTTAGAGAGAAGATTGATGTGGTGCTTTCTACACTTAAAGAATTAGGTGCGTCTAATATACCAACTATTACTGTTTTCAATAAGATCGATAAGGTTGATAGCGAAACACTTAATTACCTTGCTTCAATATTCAAAGATGCTGTTTTTATTTCAGCAAAGTCGGGCGTTAATATTGATAAATTGAAAGAGAAAATTGCTTCGATGCTACAAGAACTTATTGTAAGGGTAAAAATTATCCTTCCGTATAAAGATGCATATTTGCTCGATGAAATATACTCTTCTTCGAACGTTATCTCAAGAAAAGATACCGAGGAAAATATTATTCTTTATGTAGAGGGTTATTATTCGACTTTAGCTAAGTTTAAAAATTATTTTGCCGCTCAAAAAACCGCTTGA
- a CDS encoding phage holin family protein, with amino-acid sequence MRNKILISFIINAISLYLVSILVPGITFDNTLSILVASLIFGIVNSLIRPFFMFLSLPLIFLTLGLFTFIINGFMLKIVSLIVPGFHVNSFWDAVFASLVLSLISVVLKGVFFGKQH; translated from the coding sequence ATGCGAAATAAGATTCTCATTAGTTTCATCATTAATGCTATCTCTCTTTACCTTGTAAGTATCTTAGTTCCTGGTATTACTTTTGATAACACCTTGAGTATTCTTGTTGCAAGCCTTATTTTTGGTATTGTTAATTCTCTTATAAGGCCTTTCTTTATGTTTCTATCTCTTCCTTTAATTTTCTTAACGCTTGGTTTGTTTACATTTATTATTAACGGGTTTATGCTTAAAATCGTTTCCCTTATTGTTCCAGGATTTCATGTAAATTCATTCTGGGATGCAGTTTTTGCTTCACTTGTATTGTCTCTTATATCGGTAGTGCTAAAGGGGGTGTTTTTTGGAAAACAACATTAG
- the uvrC gene encoding excinuclease ABC subunit UvrC yields the protein MQNSIKFPEELEFLPDSPGVYVLKDIQNKVIYVGKAKSLKKRVSSYKNPKDLKGEALLQRVKTVEFIVTDNPDEALLLENNLIKKFKPPFNIRLVDDENYPYIKITDEEYPKIQKVYRIRGEKGSYFGPFPHGKAVETTIKTLRKIFPIRSCNLKISEDKKYQPCMLYQIGLCSAPCAHLISKTDYLKTVENLKKFLRSEDRSVINTLTMEMEKAKRDLQFEKAIIYRDAIVGLNSIFSSQRVITEGDVNFDLITAELKDDLSCVVKVTIRNGRVVSLYPFILESLEDKQSLIEQFLMSYPQHATSQKLYIDCVIENKEALEKFLKDKTGHIVQILRVRGVVPKKVLELARDNAKIHLENYIKRKETETPKVLLKMKEVLGLKHIPIRIEGYDISNIQGKFAVGSMVVFTKGKKDKDEYRRFKIKFVEGPNDYGMLYEVLIRRFTHEGENFSKTLPNLILIDGGLGQLEVGKKVKEMLNLDIDVCSLAKKEELIYTEKSSDPIVLDRDSEVLKLLQQVRDESHRFAKTYFKELHSMSIKEDNDAK from the coding sequence ATGCAAAATAGCATTAAATTCCCGGAAGAGTTAGAATTTTTGCCGGACTCTCCCGGGGTTTATGTTTTAAAGGATATCCAGAATAAAGTCATATATGTTGGCAAAGCAAAATCACTAAAGAAAAGAGTTAGTTCATACAAAAATCCAAAAGACTTAAAAGGTGAGGCATTATTACAGAGAGTAAAAACGGTTGAGTTTATTGTAACTGACAACCCTGATGAAGCATTACTCCTTGAAAATAACCTTATTAAGAAATTTAAGCCACCATTCAATATTAGACTTGTTGATGATGAAAACTATCCTTACATTAAAATCACAGACGAAGAGTATCCAAAAATTCAGAAGGTTTACAGGATTAGAGGGGAAAAAGGAAGCTATTTTGGTCCTTTCCCGCACGGAAAAGCAGTTGAAACAACAATAAAAACTCTTAGGAAAATTTTTCCCATTCGTTCATGCAATCTAAAGATAAGTGAAGATAAAAAATATCAGCCTTGTATGCTTTACCAAATTGGGCTTTGTTCAGCACCTTGTGCTCATCTTATAAGTAAAACTGACTATTTAAAAACTGTTGAAAATCTTAAGAAGTTTCTTAGAAGTGAGGACCGTTCAGTTATAAATACGCTTACAATGGAAATGGAAAAAGCAAAAAGAGATCTTCAATTTGAAAAAGCAATTATCTATAGAGATGCAATAGTTGGTCTTAATTCCATTTTTTCTTCTCAAAGAGTCATAACTGAAGGTGATGTTAACTTTGACCTTATAACTGCGGAATTAAAAGACGACCTGAGTTGCGTTGTTAAAGTTACCATAAGAAATGGAAGGGTGGTAAGCCTGTATCCTTTTATATTGGAATCGTTAGAAGATAAACAGTCTCTCATAGAACAGTTTTTAATGTCTTATCCTCAGCATGCAACTTCGCAAAAACTCTATATCGATTGTGTTATCGAAAATAAGGAGGCGCTTGAAAAATTTTTGAAAGACAAAACCGGTCACATAGTTCAAATTCTTCGTGTAAGAGGAGTTGTACCTAAGAAAGTTTTGGAACTTGCAAGAGATAACGCAAAAATTCATCTTGAAAATTATATAAAAAGAAAGGAAACAGAAACGCCTAAAGTTTTGCTTAAAATGAAGGAGGTATTGGGTTTAAAGCATATACCTATCAGGATCGAAGGGTATGATATTTCTAACATCCAGGGAAAGTTTGCCGTGGGTTCAATGGTTGTTTTTACAAAAGGCAAAAAAGACAAAGATGAGTACCGTAGATTTAAGATAAAATTTGTTGAAGGACCAAATGATTATGGTATGCTTTACGAAGTACTTATTAGAAGATTTACTCATGAAGGTGAAAATTTTTCAAAAACACTTCCAAACCTTATTCTTATAGACGGAGGTTTAGGACAACTTGAAGTGGGTAAGAAGGTTAAAGAGATGCTCAATCTCGATATTGACGTGTGTTCGCTTGCAAAAAAAGAAGAGTTAATTTATACTGAGAAAAGTTCCGACCCAATTGTCCTTGATCGAGATTCCGAGGTTCTTAAATTATTGCAACAAGTAAGAGATGAGAGCCATAGATTTGCGAAAACTTATTTTAAAGAACTTCACTCAATGAGTATAAAGGAGGACAACGATGCGAAATAA